Part of the Engraulis encrasicolus isolate BLACKSEA-1 chromosome 23, IST_EnEncr_1.0, whole genome shotgun sequence genome is shown below.
GACAGCAAACATGAATATTCGCTTGGAGTAAAAACAAAGCCACACAACTCTGTTTTTTTAGAGTGCATTACCATTTGCCATCCAGTTAATTTATTTGGTGAATAAAGAAGGCTAATTGAAATAACCCCTTGCCCCTGATAGGGAAGAAGGCTGCTGAAGAGCACTGACTCACCCCACTTTGAGCGGCCATGCGGAGGTATTGAACGGCCCTCTGTTGGTCTCCAGCTGGCTCCTGTGACAGCAGCACCCCAAGATACAGCTGGGCCTGGGAGACAGAGACATGTAGGCTTAGACTGTTATTGGCcacatttacatgacgtttttaatttcgAATTAATATTTCAGAATTATATAATTTGATTGAGTGGGTGGAGTGAAGTGTGAACAGTGAATTTGAAGCgttcacatgatgtttttaaagcggAATGAAGTTTTACTCTGAATTAAATTGagtcaattctgaattaaatgtctcatgtaaaaaaGGCCAGTGTCAATCAACAATACACCAGCAATGCATGTACTAAGATGTTGTTTCTTAGCGGGTGACGGATTCACAGTCATTTAATACATATATGATTCAGTCACATGTGATATGGAGGAGGAGCACAGTCATACAGCACATCAATGGTCATCTGATCCAGTTTCACTACAATGCAAGGTAAATTCAACAGGCATTTACAGCATATGTTCACACTTAAGTTAAGCCTGAAGAATACAAAAAAAGGTATTTTGTGAACTCAAGACACATTAAGAAAGTGGCAATAAACATCACCTTCATCGTACCAAATAATGCGTTTGGAATCGTTAAAACAACCTGGAGGCATTCTCGCCAGTTTCAATATTCACATGCATTGTATATTGGTAAGACTCATAGAACTTCTCCCAGTCCAATGGCAGCATGACAAGGCAAGTCTGTCTGACCTCAGTCAGTCCAGCGGCGGCCGCTGCCTCCAGCAGGGCGATGGCTGTGGCCTGGTCCTCCTCGGCTCTCTGCTGCCTCCTGCTGCTCAGGAGGAGTTTAGCACAGCGGTACTGGGCCTGCCTGTGGCCCGACGTTGCCGCACGCCTGTAGAACTGCAGCGCCTGGAGAGAGGAAAAATGAGGAAAGAGGAAGGATTAATGGTGGCAGTCATAGAGCAATTAAGAAGACAAAATGGTAGGAAAgaagaaagtggagagagagagagagagagaggcagagagagagagagagaaagagagagaaagagagagagagaaagagagagagagagagagagagagagagagagagagagagaggggtcaggaAGAAGGGTAAGAATGTGGGTCAACAGTCCATGAGAGACTAAAATCCCCATCATTCTCCACATCCATACATCACAGCTTCACATACAGGGCAGAGAGGGACATGCACTCTGATTCAAGTGTTCAACATTTGCCATCTAAGGCTAGGATGCACCCAATTCATCAGAGGGGTACCAAATGTGCAGGAAATGAAACATCCAACACTGAGATTACAGACACACTTACTGTTGTTTGCATTGCATCATTGTATTACATTTCACTGTAAAGCAGATTGCTTGCTGTGATGAATTGCTGTGTGACCCATAAGTGGATAGTTCTTACAATGCACAGTGGGGTGGTGATCAGCTCctactggatgtgtgtgtttgcctgctggACACTAGTACAGTATAACCAGTGGTTTCATTTCTTATTCTCTTTGTTGGACAAACTTCTAGTTGTGCTGTGGCTGTACCGTGTCCAAACTGTGCTCAAACAcagtatttcttactcatttagaaacatttgtaaatgttttgttgataattcaTTCACTATTTATAAAGGGTTTCTAAAAtgtttaaaggagcactcctgccaattttcaatgtgctgttgtattgctcacgctacccttgacttgtcagtagccggtgacgccgcagtttttggctcagccctttccgagatatgagctattctaatggtggcaacttttatacattttttaaaaaaatgaccataggcctactccaaatattttcccaaaatgtatcgctgtttgctagccgTCTGCTGACGTTGCACaagcttttggatgtttttgggaataaataaaatgtttttttcgaAACGAAAACAAAAGTTgcctccattagaatagctcatagccaaaaactgcggcgtcaccggctactgacaagtcaagggtagcgtgagcaatacaacagcacattgaaattggcaggagtgctcctttaagggcCTGCTCTTCCAAAGTGTTCTCTAAAtagtaggcctgggcaaaaaatcgatgtgattttaaaatcgagtttgaacgtcaaatcgatttgttttttgagaaatcgcgttatacgattttttttttttattttttttttaaatcatctgtcagtttatgtaccCAAGCGCACAgggcattgcattacgttcgccacttggcgaagacgtaggtctagcatacctagtgcattctctgtgtctcctcccccattacatgcacaaacaaacgttgtgagtgaaatggtttgacagaaatatagtgaaacgggtgaggaatacgggctcctgttcaaataaGGGGACACTACCTcaaatcgttttgccaatgatgaattaaacaacctaccactttgtaaattgtgaatgacagtgttgtcgtaGCTGTAGgtcgtagcagccggactacatgcatgtttcaatatttgaaacgaaaacatctcgcggagaaaatgctaaacaaactactctacccctaccacaagagtgacgcaaggtggaaagcaatcacggatgcaattagcctagaactgcctactacgatatgcttccaaattattcggcagagaagagaggttttcaacatatgcttaaagttttggatgcgctgcttcctcgcctgtatgatcttaaccaacatatgtgagttgaaaggaatctctctccctccctctctcgcacacacacacacacacacacacacacacacacacacacacccaagcaaccgGACGGAgcactctcgcgcgctctctctccccctctctctaaagccctactcggacgggactagttaggagacttgtggtaaagtaaccgcgtctgaacgcgccatgtcagtaaatatagcggcgatatcggtaaacttcgccgacagttttaccacctgttgcagtctggagaaattaccagctgtaaaactagttctgatcctgtgcgaatgcgctgatgtctgattaaatgcatgaaacgcgatatttaatatactcaggcttgcaaacgttaccgtcttgaagtaagcattgttttagggtgttgctccaaaatgttttcgctgtgttaacgcagcagtgttcagatgcatcgacatgtattcagacgcattactatgggctctgatgggaaaaaagcaggcaattgctacatttgttcatctgggacctccatacatacatctgtactataatgcatcattaatatattgtggggatggatggcacgtgacgacaaatctcaacagtgcctgagggtttacccctcacattttttgttctttctctgagatgtttcaatgtaatcccaattggtcatttctattagcaatgttctgagacaaattacattaggctattttggcctggagttcccaaactttactatgagccctccacatacagccaagcccaccccctccccccccccccccccccccccccccccccccccccccacccccccccccaccccccccccccacccccccctcccccccccccccccccccccccgccccccccccccccccccccgcccccacccccctgacatgggacgtgccacactattttgttctgtgcacccagtctcacaccttgataaagtttgtgtattcctaagaccattcaggcactacagaaagcacaatacataaatattgtaaagaaaaaaaatattcctttgggatttaagcctatttttagtttattttggcttcttaggtcattcaattaattttgctattttccctgccaatctgccacggccctcctggcatcctctcacgcccctcccaggcgtccccaggccccactttgaaaacccctgctataggctaccccatgtccatataaactggtccagtccgagtaggcttcacacacaccagaggcaccgccacacaaacagagcctacttgtCAATCTctctgccaatctctctctctctctctctcacacacacacacacacacacacccacaccacgttggggcctagagagctcaacaagtttgttttttgttttttttggggggggggggtattgaatcgaatcgtgaatcgtgaatcgagtttggtaatgaaaaaatctagatttttttttcagggtgaatcgcccagccctactaaatagttaaaatatttttaattttattttataaactGAACATCTGAGCTAAATCCAGAGACAACGTATCATTTCTAAATATAGATGTGCTATAAATCATAGACTCATCATTGAAAATGCTGCAGACAGATCACACCCGAGACAAGGAGACATCATAGCTGCCATTTGTCAAAGCCCCACGTCTGGCAAAGCAGGAATTGACTCATCCACATTCACAGTGGACCATATGCTGCATCTCATGCTGACACAAGGAAGTATAATTGCTAGCCAATTGCAGTGCATGCATCACATGTAAATAACAGAATCTGAATGAGTTCCCATCTAATAGAGAATGTTTGAAATGTGGGTCTAagattttaaatgcaatttatttcatgtttttatgaaaatgagatatttaggtttttataaaaGGACTGTAATCTACAAATTCATTCTTATGACCATGAATACTTTCTTGCCCAACCTACCCGAAGGAGTGTGAAAGATATTTAGTATGAGGCACTGACAATTTCACTCCTCTACTCCTCGTTTTCCCCGTCTAACCTCGCCTTAAATTGCAGAGGTTTATTGGGATGGGCTTAGCACGGTGACTTTGCCCATGGTGCGAGCCAAGACCAAACAGTTCAAGTGAGCATAATCAAAACCCACATTTTCCACAGAGGAAGTGTCATCGCTTGAAATGCAGAGTGCCATTAAATGTGCTCCGGTGGCATGGCAGCTGGGGTTGAAATTTGAACCAAGGTTTCTTTCAGGTGACCCTGGGACAAAAGTTAAACATGATATTGACAGAAGAGGTCGCGTTTCATAAGCCAGCTGAGTCGGTTTTGTAATGTTTTCCCTGGATTCACAGAAAATCATATCTTCGAAAACAATCCTGCTCACCCTTGATGTGAGATTAATATAACCAAGCCACGGCAATAAGGTGTGTGGCTCCACACATAAAATCTCTCCTTTCTAAACAATTCAAAATAGTATTAGGGCACTCTAACTGCAAAGATACGTTCATATGTCATGgttttatttgtgcgtgtgtgtgtgtgtgtgtgtgtgtgtgtgtgtgtgtgtgtgtgtgtgtgtgtgtgtgtgtgtgtggtaatgcatCTACCTTGTTGAGGTTCTTCCGGACTCCTCTGCCCTTCTCATAGCACACCCCGACGTTGAACTGGGCCTTGCTGTAGCGATTCTGGGCAGAGGCCAGGAAACAGCTGAACGCAGCCTCATGGTCCCCAGCCCTCGCACTCTCCAGAcctgagacacacacgcgcacaggcaaacacaaacacatacaaactttAGGTAAATACAAATAACACAGTCTTCAGTTTGCAGAGGAAGAGCGCAACACTGCTTCTTTACGGTTTCACCACTTCAAGACTATGGTAttctgaaaagctgcacctgttGTCAAAGACACTTTCACGGCATGCAGGCCCTCGCTAAACTTTGTGCACGTTGACGATTACAAATGGTGGCCATGACAATTCAATCGTGATCGCACAGGCGGCAATACAGTGACCTGCCCTCAGGCATCATTGATGCAAGAACATGTTGACAGGcatttctggccaaaaatcttCACGCTTCACGCTGTTGCCTTTTACATAGTTATTACAATTCAGCTTTATTTTGTTACTCCATTATACATAATCTTGGTTATATTACTGTGAttttaaataaaattcagcacaaAATTCAGTTGTTAATTGTTTTTTAATAACCATGATTTCAATTTTGACACAAATAACCGTGATTACCATTTtgtccataattgtgcagccctaagctAAGTGTACTTAAGATTCAGTTAAAATTCATGGAAGTTTTTCACATCAATAATAAGGGCTGAACATGAATAATAACACATAAACTGAGAGTGTGAACAATCTAGAGGTGCAAAACGTTGCGCAAGACAGGCTGACACACAGTGACTCATACCAACACACACCTTGCACATTAATAATAAATGGAGCGCCTTACCGATGATGTTGAGGATGACCGGTATGCTGCTATCTGCTACATGCCCCAGGTTCTCCGCCGCCTCTGACAAGCTGTCCTCTGGTGTGGCAGGATCCTGAGAAATGCATTCAATGCACTCAATAAAACGTacagaaaacaaaaagaaactaACAGTTCTTCAGGGTGgtcacctttttcccttggtgctcatccgTGTAGGGATTCTCAAACTTGTGCAAGAGAgaggaaatccaaggcactcaaggttgcaatattTGTACTGGATTTCCTCTCTCTCAAACGATAAAAGATACAtgtcagagaagagagagagagagagagagagagagagagagagagagagagagagagagagagagagcgcgagagagagagagagagagagagagagagagagagagagagagagagagagagagagagagcgagagagagagcgtgagagagagcgtgagagagactgagagagatgggTAAGCAACGCAAAGAGAAAACGTAAGTATCATACCTGCTCATTCTGTGTTTTAGGTTTGGCTTCAACGCTGTGTACACTGGCATCAGAAAATGACTCTTCTGTGGGACAGATGTGAGAAATTTTAACATCATTCAAGTGGCACATGTATTGTCATAATATTGTCAGTTATTCATCCAATTTGTCAGATGAAAATGAAATGTGTCTTCCCTATTGGTACATGACACAACATGCATGATGTTTTGATTCATACTTCAACGTAATTGAGAAAAATCCATAGATATTCTGCAACATAACATGATAAGGGGACAATCTTTGATGGCTGCAGTGGCAGGTGGTCTGTGAATGTTGGCTGACCTGTGAGGGGTAACTCCTGGCTCAGAAGCGCCTCCTGCTGGTCAAAGTGTTCAGTGACggctgcagaggaggaggaactgCTAGAGGAGCTAATGCTGCTGTTGTACTCTGGCGCCCCCCTCTGGCGGTACAGGCTCAGTGCACCCGGCAGCACTTGTCTGGACAAGTCATGCTGCCTGGAAACTGGAGTAGCAATGGTTGGGGGAAGTATTAGTATGAAGACATACACAATCCTTAAATTACATAAACAAaaaaagcattttcttccaatatCAATCTAGCTGAATCTCCAAAATGTCCTGCCAGAATGATAAAAAGGAATAAATCTAAATAAATCTATGTTATAAGGTCTAGATGTTTCTCTGCAAGTCAACTTTACCTGAAAACTTTCACCAATTACATTTTGAAGATGGCGTGTTCATAGCTTCTGCAATGTCACTTACTGAGGTCTAGCAGGATTCGGTATCCACACTTGCGAATAAGCCCCGATTCCTGGTGGCTGGTCTGACTGGGGCTGGGGTCCCCCACACGGGAGTAGTGAGAGTGGATACGTCTGCAGACTTGCATGAAGACCACCGCTGCTGTACCCTGTCAGACACATACATCACCACCACAGCTGTCAATGTATATCAACACATCATCAATATACATATGTACTGGCCCGATGCATCCACCGGTTACGTCGCAGCATTAGGGTTTGTTTGTTCCGCTTgttctttaaaaataaataaataaataacaaatatgGTTTGGTCATGACATATGTACTTGCTTAACTACAAATGGACAATGTCATGGTCTGTCATAGCTGCGGCACCTGATCTACGGAATTTCTTGAGAGAGATGAAATTGAGTAGAGTCACAACGTGGCAACAACCTGGTAACACACGTAAACAATAATAATGTAAAGAATCCAAATCATCATTACCATAACAATCATCAGAATCTGTGGGAACATTCATTTTTGGAGCTCGTTTGGGATGGACTGACCAAGGCTTCAGATGCTAACCAATGTCAATTAAGTTAACTAGGAGTGTGTGGTAAACCTATTAATAGTGGTGGCTTCATTCTCCAACAGAAAAAGTCAGAGGGctctgcaggggtgatagtgaaaaaaaatcctgagcctgaactttttcccctgctgtaACAacaacgacaagatactgcatagtgacgtaacgtaggcctattttgacacattattcaaacacttcacagcctgtgtatgaccattattcaagcctgatagtataagaaaaccctgaacctgtaacactttctgagataagaataacctaatggctaattattatcaatgtttttatttttgcaaactctgtcaagcctgaaatcaggcatggagcctgaaaaCTATCAGCCCTGGCTCTGATGTTAGGAGGTTCACCGCTTTCTCCAAGTTACGATGGTAAGTTACTGTAGTAAACTTTCTCTCTGGAATTACCACCAGCTAGAGTATATAGTAGCTGCTGTTCAGCAATGCATGCTGGAATTGACACTTTAGGACAAACTACTTTAAAGGCAAGACAGCATACCACATGGACAAAAGATGGCGGAAGAACGCTCAAATGAGATGCGTCAAGCcaaggttcagaaagtaaaaagctTGCCACAAATTTGACCCAACCAGTTCTGAGTCAGCTGAGCATAATGAGTACTCAAGGCAGGTAGACCAGTTacgtagtgaagtcacctgtgcttgaaggaaactgtggcacggCTTTAACTTGGGAATTAAATTTGTCACCTCTCGAATGAAGTCACTGTTTCTCGTGCAGAATTCAAATGCACAATTTCTGCTTACAATCCACATACTTTTTAATCATTAAAAATGAGGCAATGCTGAGTGAGATATGGTGCAAGATCTCACGGTAACAATTAACTTGACGTGTTCCTTCagaacacattcatagcagctgttacaaagtctgcacgaagcattcatgattggGTCATGAAACATTCATATCAAAActttcatgaacctagcggacggaagaacagcaacttgtcaaaataaatgctaaagcagcattgcaggttttgttctgaacccacaatgattactgatttttacaagttgctgtcctttttgTCTTTCATGTCTATTAAAGGTTTGGTAGTAATGTCTTAAAccgtcatgaatccttcatgcaaagtgtataacaactgctatgaatgtgttatgcagcaacACATCAAGTAAAGAGCAACCAATCTCATTATGCTCATTCATAATTCCCATTGTACCTGAGCATGTTGACAATAAAGTGCATTGTATTCCATGTGACTTTAACTCACCCATCCCATTGCATCCAGTGCAGTGTAGCGGGGCAGCCCAGTGTAGTAGAACTGAGATGTgcgtttcctcctcctctcctccccttcctccctgaGAGACAGGAGGACACACGAGAGAAATTAACTAAGAGTGCTGGGGTTCCCTCAGGAAAACTGTTAGCTGACACATTAAGGCTGAGAAAAGTATTGCAGAAAAAATGATTCAGAAAAGACTACTTATGTATCAAGGTAAGTGCAGTACAATTTACATTCTGCACTACAAACTACAACTCTGGACAATGTCCTCATGGCGGAATTTCAAGCGTGAAGTGCAGtttgtgttctgtgttgtgtgAATGGAAACTTCACAAACTAACGACAAAGTACTGAGGGGAAAGTGAATGACAAGAAGTTAAAATTGAAAGATTCGTCATAGCAATGCGTCAGTACAACGAATGAATGGGGTGACGGCGAGTCAGAGACAAATTGAGAAAGGAAAAAGATTTTGTattctcaaatgtgttaaaagaaagagaaagaggaaaggcaGGAATATTCTCACCTGTTGTCAGAGGAGTGGAAGTTGGTggagaggaggctggaggtgTTGATAACCTCATCCTCGCGATGGGACAGGCGCAGGGGTGTGTTGTTGGCATGCCAACGGTACAGAGCTGCAGCAGGGAAGAAGAGAGCACTTGACTTCACCCACTCAAGGCATTCCAGGCAGCGAGGGAATGCAAGACAAGGCCCCGGCTAGCGAAGTGTAGTTCTAGCCAACTAGTAACTTGAGCTGTGTCAAGTTAAATCTGTTCTTCAATGGAATGCACAAAGCTGTCTTACAGTTGAAGTCTTTAGGCTACAAAGTATTCACCATACTTTTGATAGAAAATACAActtataggcctatacaatgaTGATACATCCTACAGTTATTTGCAGGCATGCCTACAAAATGATCTCGTGTAGCACGCGTGCAATAAAGAAACTGAGTGAATTTGCTAAGATTACTTAATAAACGTGAATGATTCTCATTAATGATTGTAAAGGAAGCAAACACACTGTTTACGTCGACTCGTTTGTATGGCAGTTGGCTAGGGTTCACCAACGCAGGTCTACGCCAAGGCTAATAATAATAGCCAAATGCCGTTCAGCTTTCCGTTAATCAATAGTGAACTTTGTACACTGATAAGATGTTTCATGAATTGTGACCGACATGGTGTCTTCTAAAATAGTCATGAGTGGACGAACATTGTAGGCTACACCGAGATACACTAAGTGCATGTGTTAGCTTTACAGATGGAAACTGACACAGGCTTTGTTTGGCTAACATTAGTtctagctagccagccagccaaaaAAGGAAATGCCCTTCACAAATCGCGCACTTACCCCTGCCAACAATGCCTTGAACTCGCCACATGGTCGGTGGTTAGTGTCCAGATTATATGAATTCGTTGCTTAGTCCACCCTCGAGAGAGGGTATATTCATCTAATGTTTTAAGTCGGTTCCATACCTACACGAGAAGAGGGGATTTCACAGCTCAAAACAGTCTCTCAACATTCAAGTCCAGCAGCTTCCAGAAGTCACGAGATATTTTGACACCGAATGCCAACCCGGAAGAATCAGGTGACGCAACATGGCATGGCATTGCCATGGAGCTCTGGCGCCATCTGGCGATTAACTAGGATAATTGCAGCTCAACGATTGTGATGGCAAGGCATCACATGGCATGGCAAGGCGCACGTATCAGgtataaatgtattgtaaatttaAATGTTCTTCaaaatttaaatgtaaaaaatggcTAATAaagattatttattattttagagGCAAGGATGTTGTAGATATCACCTGATATAGGCTACTTGAATTGATTTAGTTATTAATTGTTGTTCTttttaaatagtgtgtgtgtgtgcgtgcgtgtgtgcgtgcgtgtgtgcgtgcgtgtgcgtgtgtgtgtgtgtgtgtgtgtgtgtgtgcgtgcgtgtgcgtccgtgtgtgtgcgtgtgtgtgtttttgttagagatgcacaggatccaagatccggttccggatccg
Proteins encoded:
- the dele1 gene encoding death ligand signal enhancer → MWRVQGIVGRALYRWHANNTPLRLSHREDEVINTSSLLSTNFHSSDNREEGEERRRKRTSQFYYTGLPRYTALDAMGWGTAAVVFMQVCRRIHSHYSRVGDPSPSQTSHQESGLIRKCGYRILLDLISRQHDLSRQVLPGALSLYRQRGAPEYNSSISSSSSSSSSAAVTEHFDQQEALLSQELPLTEESFSDASVHSVEAKPKTQNEQDPATPEDSLSEAAENLGHVADSSIPVILNIIGLESARAGDHEAAFSCFLASAQNRYSKAQFNVGVCYEKGRGVRKNLNKALQFYRRAATSGHRQAQYRCAKLLLSSRRQQRAEEDQATAIALLEAAAAAGLTEAQLYLGVLLSQEPAGDQQRAVQYLRMAAQSGDSVGLLYLGQCYECGVGVKQCLGTAANLYRQAAAAGNQKAKGLLMDMCHREEDRVLRSIRSAPCFSALDNLTLGSVLSGAFQEASPTGQRQRSDWPVQPLPHSQSTGSLRVPPTHLYSFSGADNAPSKWTIGVG